One window from the genome of Buchnera aphidicola str. Ua (Uroleucon ambrosiae) encodes:
- the serS gene encoding serine--tRNA ligase — translation MLNPYLLRNELHLVAQKLLKKGYVLDVKEISSMENYRKKLQIETENLQFKHNSLSTLLKQSKDNTNQRLILKNTLIESSKNLHNLKIQLNNLKEKIYNFSMCIPNIPADDVPEGNSAIYNKTISYWGKKRKYNFIIKDHVEIGKKFQELDLESSAEISGSRFVVMRGKIALLHRALIQFMLDLHTLNHGYIETYVPYLVHPKALYGTGQLPKFSNDLFHVTILNEKKYILIPTGEVPLTNLVYNKIINENDLPIMLTAHTPCFRSEASSYGRDTRGLIRLHQFDKVELVQIVKPNKSMEALEILTNHAEKVLQLLDLPYRKILLCTGEMGFSSIKTYDLEVWFPAQEKYREISSCSNMHDFQARRMKARYKKKSEQKNFFVHTLNGSGLAIGRTLAAILENYQHADGRVEIPKILQKKYMQGLEFIN, via the coding sequence ATGTTAAATCCATACTTATTAAGAAATGAATTACATTTAGTCGCTCAAAAATTATTAAAAAAAGGTTATGTGTTAGATGTTAAAGAAATATCTTCGATGGAAAATTATCGAAAAAAATTACAAATTGAAACTGAAAATTTACAGTTTAAACATAATTCATTATCAACTTTACTTAAGCAATCTAAAGATAATACAAATCAACGGTTAATTTTAAAAAATACTCTTATAGAATCATCAAAAAATTTACACAATCTCAAAATTCAACTAAATAATTTAAAAGAGAAAATTTATAATTTTTCTATGTGTATTCCTAATATTCCTGCCGATGATGTTCCAGAAGGTAACTCTGCAATTTATAATAAAACAATTTCGTACTGGGGTAAAAAGAGAAAATATAATTTTATTATTAAAGATCATGTAGAAATAGGTAAAAAGTTTCAAGAATTAGATTTAGAATCTTCAGCTGAAATATCAGGATCACGATTTGTTGTTATGCGTGGTAAAATTGCTCTTTTACATCGAGCACTAATTCAATTTATGTTAGATTTACATACTTTAAATCATGGTTATATAGAAACATATGTACCTTATTTAGTACATCCTAAAGCTTTATATGGAACTGGACAATTACCTAAATTTAGTAATGATTTGTTTCATGTAACAATTTTAAATGAAAAAAAATATATATTAATTCCTACTGGGGAAGTACCATTAACTAATTTAGTTTATAATAAAATAATAAATGAAAATGATTTACCTATTATGTTAACTGCACACACGCCTTGTTTTCGTTCAGAAGCATCTTCGTATGGAAGAGATACTAGAGGATTAATTCGATTACACCAATTTGATAAAGTAGAATTAGTTCAAATAGTTAAACCAAATAAATCTATGGAAGCATTAGAAATATTAACTAATCATGCTGAAAAAGTATTACAACTATTAGATTTGCCATATAGAAAAATACTATTATGTACAGGAGAAATGGGTTTTTCTTCTATTAAAACTTATGATTTAGAAGTTTGGTTTCCTGCACAAGAAAAATATAGAGAAATTTCTTCTTGTTCTAATATGCACGATTTTCAAGCACGTCGTATGAAAGCCCGTTATAAAAAAAAATCTGAACAAAAAAATTTTTTTGTACATACATTAAACGGTTCTGGTTTAGCAATAGGAAGAACATTAGCTGCGATTTTAGAAAATTATCAGCATGCTGATGGTCGTGTAGAAATTCCTAAAATTCTTCAAAAAAAATATATGCAAGGATTAGAATTTATAAATTAA
- the trxB gene encoding thioredoxin-disulfide reductase, whose amino-acid sequence MNSIKHNKIIILGSGPAGYTAGIYASRANLNPILITGNNPGGQLMNTNEIENWPGDIEKISGSGLMNRMYQHAKQLNTKVISDNITEVNFTKKPFYLKGEKYQYTTDAVIIATGATPRYLGLESEKLFKGKGVSTCAVCDGFFYKNQEVAVVGGGNTAIEETLYLSNFVQKVHLIHRRMQFSAEKILLDRLEKKIKSKKIITYFNSTVTQILGDFNGVTHVLIQNKNNQLTKTLKIKVSGLFIAIGYIPNTNVFKNELKMKNGYIEVKQGIHGNYTETSIPGIFAAGDVIDHVYKQAITSSASGCMAALDSERYINSLV is encoded by the coding sequence ATGAATAGTATAAAACATAATAAAATCATTATTTTAGGTTCTGGTCCAGCGGGATATACTGCTGGAATATATGCTTCAAGAGCAAATTTAAATCCAATTTTGATTACTGGAAATAATCCAGGAGGACAGTTAATGAATACCAATGAAATTGAGAATTGGCCTGGAGATATAGAAAAAATAAGTGGTTCAGGATTAATGAATAGAATGTATCAACACGCTAAACAACTGAATACTAAAGTAATATCTGATAATATAACAGAAGTCAATTTTACAAAAAAACCTTTTTACTTAAAAGGAGAAAAATATCAATATACTACAGATGCAGTAATTATTGCTACTGGAGCTACTCCAAGATATTTAGGATTAGAATCAGAAAAATTGTTTAAAGGAAAGGGGGTTTCAACATGTGCTGTATGTGATGGATTTTTTTATAAAAACCAAGAAGTTGCAGTAGTAGGCGGAGGAAATACAGCTATAGAAGAAACATTATATTTATCAAATTTTGTTCAAAAAGTACATTTAATACACCGACGTATGCAATTTAGCGCTGAAAAAATTTTATTAGATCGATTAGAAAAAAAAATAAAAAGTAAAAAAATTATTACTTACTTTAATTCTACTGTAACACAAATATTAGGAGATTTTAATGGAGTTACACATGTATTAATTCAAAATAAAAACAATCAACTAACAAAAACATTAAAAATTAAAGTCTCTGGATTATTTATAGCTATTGGATATATTCCAAATACAAATGTATTTAAAAATGAATTAAAAATGAAAAATGGTTATATTGAAGTAAAACAAGGTATACATGGAAACTATACAGAAACAAGTATACCTGGTATATTTGCAGCAGGAGATGTCATTGATCATGTATATAAACAAGCAATTACATCATCCGCTAGTGGTTGTATGGCTGCTTTAGATAGTGAACGCTATATAAATTCATTAGTTTAA
- the infA gene encoding translation initiation factor IF-1, producing MSKEENIEMQGTVIDTLPNTMFRVELENKHIITAHISGKMRKNYIRILTGDKVTVELTPYDLTKGRIIFRSR from the coding sequence ATGTCTAAAGAAGAAAACATTGAAATGCAAGGAACAGTAATAGATACATTGCCAAATACTATGTTTCGTGTAGAATTAGAAAATAAACACATTATTACTGCCCATATTTCAGGAAAAATGAGAAAAAATTATATTAGAATATTAACGGGAGATAAAGTAACTGTCGAATTAACTCCATATGATTTAACTAAAGGAAGAATTATTTTCAGAAGTCGTTAA